A section of the Pimelobacter simplex genome encodes:
- a CDS encoding TetR/AcrR family transcriptional regulator — translation MDPRTRRTREALLAAAERLFLDRRLDDVTLDEIAAEAGVAVGSVYNHFGSKAGLHAAVVEQALDVDRAHMDRAYVDGERPVDQIRGAAHEYLAFALAHPEHFRMLAAPPEPGRYPAGRRTADELARRVREQNQRLVTAITHGIAAGELRPVDPELTATALWAAWNGIIGLAWRPDALQHGPDELRDLLDVATDIVEQGLLAR, via the coding sequence ATGGATCCCCGGACCCGCCGCACCCGCGAGGCGCTGCTCGCCGCCGCCGAGCGGCTCTTCCTCGACCGGCGCCTCGACGACGTGACGCTCGACGAGATCGCGGCCGAGGCCGGCGTCGCGGTCGGCTCGGTCTACAACCACTTCGGCTCCAAGGCCGGGCTCCACGCGGCCGTCGTCGAGCAGGCCCTCGACGTCGACCGGGCCCACATGGACCGCGCCTACGTCGACGGCGAGCGCCCGGTGGACCAGATCCGCGGCGCGGCGCACGAGTACCTCGCGTTCGCGCTGGCCCACCCCGAGCACTTCCGGATGCTGGCCGCTCCCCCGGAGCCCGGCCGCTACCCGGCCGGACGACGGACCGCCGACGAGCTCGCCCGCCGGGTCCGCGAGCAGAACCAGCGCCTGGTCACGGCGATCACCCACGGCATCGCGGCCGGCGAGCTCCGGCCGGTCGACCCCGAGCTGACCGCGACCGCGCTGTGGGCGGCCTGGAACGGCATCATCGGGCTGGCCTGGCGCCCCGACGCCCTCCAGCACGGACCCGACGAGCTGCGCGACCTACTCGACGTCGCGACGGACATCGTCGAGCAGGGACTCCTCGCCCGCTAG
- a CDS encoding AlkA N-terminal domain-containing protein has protein sequence MTTAESLDFERCYTAVQSRDRRFDGVFYTAVRTTGIYCRPSCPARTPASRNVSFHRTAAAAQSAGYRACKRCLPDATPGSPEWNLAATVAGRAMRLIADGVVDREGVEGLATRLGYTSRHLGRLLTTELGAGPLALARTQRAQTARALVESTTLSLADVAFAAGFSSVRQFNDTMLEVYAATPSELRGRKAPVPGPVPGAIDLRIAVRTPFRGSALLRFLADRAVPGVEVAEVGADGGGWYARTLDLPHGPGVARVDLADLDAVGSSYVPLRLVLDDLRDTAAALARMRAMLDADADPVAVDEHLSADPLLRPLVAARPGLRVPGHVDGAEIAVRAVLGQQVTVVAARTAAARLVAAHGRPVTTSVAGLTHLFPDAATVAALDPEDFRMPRARGRALIGLSAAIAAGDLVLDRGPDRGDVRRDLVALPGIGPWTADYIALRALGHPDVWLPTDVGVRNALARHDGAVVDPEAWAPWRSYALLHLWTSLEG, from the coding sequence ATGACGACCGCCGAGAGCCTCGACTTCGAGCGCTGCTACACGGCCGTGCAGTCGCGGGACCGCCGCTTCGACGGGGTGTTCTACACGGCGGTCCGGACGACGGGCATCTACTGCCGCCCGTCCTGCCCGGCTCGCACCCCGGCCTCGCGCAACGTCTCGTTCCACCGCACGGCCGCCGCCGCGCAGTCCGCCGGCTACCGCGCGTGCAAGCGCTGCCTGCCCGACGCGACGCCCGGCAGCCCGGAGTGGAACCTCGCCGCGACCGTCGCCGGGCGTGCGATGCGGCTCATCGCCGACGGCGTCGTCGACCGCGAGGGCGTCGAGGGGCTCGCGACTCGGCTCGGCTACACCTCGCGCCACCTCGGACGGCTGCTCACGACCGAGCTCGGCGCCGGTCCGCTGGCGCTCGCGCGCACCCAGCGCGCCCAGACGGCACGGGCACTCGTCGAGAGCACGACGCTCAGCCTCGCCGACGTCGCGTTCGCGGCGGGCTTCTCCAGCGTGCGCCAGTTCAACGACACCATGCTCGAGGTGTACGCCGCCACGCCCAGCGAGCTGCGCGGGCGCAAGGCGCCGGTGCCCGGCCCGGTCCCCGGCGCGATCGACCTGCGCATCGCGGTCCGCACGCCGTTCCGCGGCAGCGCGCTGCTGCGCTTCCTCGCCGACCGCGCGGTCCCCGGCGTCGAGGTCGCCGAGGTCGGTGCCGACGGCGGCGGCTGGTACGCCCGCACGCTCGACCTCCCGCACGGACCGGGGGTCGCGCGCGTTGACCTCGCGGACCTCGACGCGGTCGGGTCGTCGTACGTGCCGCTGCGACTGGTGCTCGACGACCTGCGCGACACCGCGGCCGCCCTGGCCCGGATGCGGGCGATGCTCGACGCGGACGCCGACCCGGTCGCCGTCGACGAGCACCTGTCCGCCGATCCGCTGCTGCGTCCGCTCGTCGCCGCGCGTCCTGGCCTGCGGGTGCCCGGGCACGTCGACGGTGCCGAGATCGCCGTCCGCGCGGTGCTCGGCCAGCAGGTCACCGTGGTGGCCGCCCGGACGGCGGCGGCCCGGCTCGTCGCGGCGCACGGCCGTCCGGTCACGACGAGCGTGGCGGGGCTGACCCACCTGTTCCCCGACGCGGCCACCGTCGCGGCGCTCGATCCCGAGGACTTCCGGATGCCGCGGGCCCGCGGCCGGGCGCTGATCGGGCTCTCCGCGGCGATCGCGGCCGGCGACCTGGTGCTCGACCGCGGGCCCGACCGGGGCGACGTACGCCGGGACCTGGTGGCGCTGCCCGGCATCGGTCCCTGGACGGCCGACTACATCGCGCTGCGCGCGCTCGGCCACCCCGACGTGTGGCTGCCGACCGACGTCGGCGTCCGCAACGCGCTGGCCCGCCACGACGGAGCCGTCGTCGACCCCGAGGCGTGGGCGCCGTGGCGCTCCTACGCCCTCCTGCACCTGTGGACCTCGTTGGAAGGATGA
- a CDS encoding methylated-DNA--[protein]-cysteine S-methyltransferase gives MWTVIESPIGPLRLVEQDGAITAIEFSPFRDGARPLGVEGADHPVLVAAAQQLAEYFAGERTEFDLPLAPAGSAWQRSVWAQLLGIGYGETASYGDIAARLGKTNAASRAVGTANGANPIPIVIPCHRVIGADGTLTGYAGGLDRKQLLLDLETEPLQDALF, from the coding sequence ATGTGGACCGTCATCGAATCGCCCATCGGACCGCTGCGCCTGGTCGAGCAGGACGGCGCGATCACCGCCATCGAGTTCTCGCCCTTCCGCGACGGCGCCCGCCCCCTCGGCGTCGAGGGCGCGGACCACCCGGTGCTCGTCGCGGCGGCGCAGCAGCTCGCCGAGTACTTCGCCGGCGAGCGCACCGAGTTCGACCTGCCGCTGGCGCCCGCCGGCAGTGCCTGGCAGCGCTCGGTGTGGGCCCAGCTGCTGGGCATCGGCTACGGCGAGACCGCGTCGTACGGCGACATCGCGGCGCGGCTCGGCAAGACCAACGCCGCCTCGCGCGCGGTCGGCACGGCCAACGGCGCGAACCCGATCCCGATCGTCATCCCGTGCCACCGGGTGATCGGGGCCGACGGGACGCTGACCGGCTACGCCGGCGGGCTCGACCGCAAGCAGCTGCTGCTCGACCTCGAGACGGAGCCGCTGCAGGACGCCCTCTTCTAG
- a CDS encoding nuclear transport factor 2 family protein, whose amino-acid sequence MTTSPSRTPAPPRTVLPDGAAAFIAEAERLTNAYDAAGAARVYAADASLELVTDGAVAWHHGRDAVERAWQVVLGAGRGRGLRVTKSLVAVSPTTVVNRWEGTFTGGGACRGIESWTFGDEGLVVEHRAETFLVVRPAESWRARIRALVLAPRVALAFVRAERRAGRAGRDGGAR is encoded by the coding sequence ATGACGACCTCTCCGAGCCGGACCCCCGCACCGCCCCGGACCGTGCTGCCCGACGGCGCGGCCGCCTTCATCGCCGAGGCGGAGCGGCTGACCAACGCCTACGACGCCGCGGGCGCCGCGCGGGTCTACGCCGCCGACGCCAGCCTCGAGCTGGTGACCGACGGTGCGGTCGCGTGGCACCACGGGCGCGACGCGGTCGAGCGCGCGTGGCAGGTGGTGCTCGGCGCCGGGCGCGGCCGCGGTCTTCGGGTGACGAAGTCGCTCGTCGCGGTCTCGCCCACCACGGTGGTCAACCGGTGGGAGGGCACCTTCACCGGCGGGGGTGCGTGCCGCGGCATCGAGTCGTGGACGTTCGGTGACGAGGGGCTCGTCGTGGAGCACCGGGCCGAGACGTTCCTCGTCGTACGGCCGGCGGAGTCGTGGCGGGCGCGGATCCGCGCGCTCGTCCTGGCGCCCCGGGTGGCGCTGGCGTTCGTCCGGGCCGAGCGCCGGGCCGGGCGGGCCGGTCGCGACGGCGGAGCGCGCTGA
- a CDS encoding FAD-dependent oxidoreductase: MRELRVAVVGAGPAGIYAADILTRDHPGATVDIIERLPAPYGLVRYGVAPDHPRIKEIIKALHRVLSRDEIRFLGNVDYGTDLKLDDLRRFYDAVIFATGAVADRPLDIPGIDLPGSHGAADFVSWYAGHPDVPRTWPLDAESVAVIGAGNVALDVARMLAKPADEQLTTEIAANVYDGLRANRARDVHVFARRGPAQIKFSPMELRELSHSPDVDVIVHPEGFEIDEAGQQAISGNKGTRLVVDTLLRYLETEPTGADHRIHLHLCQAPVRVIGADRVEGLRTARTELQGDGTARTTADYTDTPVQAVYRAVGYLSTHLPDVPFDHAAGVVPHDAGRVLGLDGVAMPGTYVTGWIKRGPIGLIGHTKSDAAETITSLLADVDGIPRPEMPARSAVVQHLAARGAEVVTWDGWQLLDAHEAALGAASGRDAERIKVVPREDMLRHARR; this comes from the coding sequence ATGCGCGAGCTCCGGGTCGCCGTCGTCGGCGCCGGGCCGGCCGGCATCTACGCGGCCGACATCCTCACCCGCGACCACCCCGGCGCGACCGTCGACATCATCGAGCGGCTGCCCGCGCCGTACGGCCTGGTCCGGTACGGCGTCGCGCCCGACCACCCGCGCATCAAGGAGATCATCAAGGCCCTGCACCGCGTGCTGAGCCGCGACGAGATCCGCTTCCTCGGCAACGTCGACTACGGCACCGACCTCAAGCTCGACGACCTGCGCCGGTTCTACGACGCGGTGATCTTCGCGACCGGCGCGGTCGCGGACCGGCCGCTCGACATCCCCGGCATCGACCTGCCGGGCTCGCACGGCGCGGCCGACTTCGTCTCCTGGTACGCCGGCCACCCCGACGTCCCGCGCACCTGGCCGCTCGACGCCGAGTCGGTCGCCGTCATCGGCGCCGGCAATGTCGCGCTCGACGTCGCCCGGATGCTCGCCAAGCCCGCCGACGAGCAGCTCACCACCGAGATCGCCGCCAATGTGTACGACGGCCTGCGTGCCAACCGCGCCCGCGACGTCCACGTCTTCGCCCGCCGCGGCCCGGCGCAGATCAAGTTCTCCCCCATGGAGCTGCGCGAGCTGTCCCACTCCCCCGACGTCGACGTGATCGTGCACCCCGAGGGCTTCGAGATCGACGAGGCCGGCCAGCAGGCGATCAGCGGCAACAAGGGCACCCGCCTCGTCGTCGACACGCTGCTGCGCTACCTCGAGACCGAGCCCACCGGCGCCGACCACCGGATCCACCTGCACCTGTGCCAGGCGCCGGTCCGCGTCATCGGCGCCGACCGCGTCGAGGGCCTGCGCACCGCGCGCACCGAGCTGCAGGGCGACGGCACCGCGCGCACCACCGCCGACTACACCGACACCCCCGTGCAGGCGGTCTACCGCGCCGTCGGCTACCTCTCCACGCACCTGCCCGACGTGCCCTTCGACCACGCCGCGGGCGTCGTACCGCACGACGCGGGGCGGGTCCTCGGCCTCGACGGCGTCGCGATGCCCGGCACCTACGTCACCGGCTGGATCAAGCGCGGCCCGATCGGCCTGATCGGGCACACGAAGTCCGACGCCGCCGAGACGATCACCAGCCTCCTCGCCGACGTGGACGGCATCCCCCGCCCGGAGATGCCCGCCCGCAGCGCCGTCGTCCAGCACCTCGCCGCCCGCGGCGCCGAGGTCGTCACCTGGGACGGCTGGCAGCTCCTCGACGCTCACGAGGCCGCCCTCGGCGCCGCATCCGGCCGCGACGCCGAGCGGATCAAGGTCGTCCCGCGCGAGGACATGCTGCGCCACGCTCGTCGCTGA
- the leuC gene encoding 3-isopropylmalate dehydratase large subunit, producing the protein MGKTLAEKVWDEHVVRSTPGEPDLLYIDLHLIHEVTSPQAFDGLRLAGRKVRRPDLTLATEDHNVPTLDWDQPIADPVSKTQVDTLRKNAEEFGVRLHPLGDIEQGIVHVVGPQLGLTQPGMTIVCGDSHTSTHGAFGSIAFGIGTSEVEHVLATQTLPQAKPKTMAVTVNGTLPEGVTAKDLILYLIAQTGTGGGQGYIVEYRGQAIEELSMEGRMTVCNMSIEWGAKAGMIAPDQVTFDYIEGKPEAPRGADWDAAVAHWKTLVTDADATFDRELVIEAADVTPFVTWGTNPGQGVPLGANVPSPDDYTDPTDKIATEKALEYMGLTAGTPMREVKVDTVFVGSCTNGRIEDLRLAADIIKGHHVAEGTRLLVVPGSVRVRLQAIEEGLDKVFIEAGAEWRGAGCSMCLGMNPDTLAPQERSASTSNRNFEGRQGKGGRTHLVSVPVAAATAVRGTLSSPADLVPATV; encoded by the coding sequence ATGGGCAAGACCCTGGCGGAGAAGGTGTGGGACGAGCACGTCGTCCGTTCGACCCCGGGGGAGCCGGACCTCCTCTACATCGATCTCCACCTCATCCACGAGGTCACCAGCCCGCAGGCCTTCGACGGACTGCGCCTCGCTGGTCGCAAGGTACGCCGTCCCGACCTGACCCTCGCCACCGAGGACCACAACGTCCCCACGCTCGACTGGGACCAGCCGATCGCCGACCCGGTGAGCAAGACCCAGGTCGACACGCTGCGCAAGAACGCCGAGGAGTTCGGCGTCCGGCTGCACCCGCTCGGTGACATCGAGCAGGGCATCGTCCACGTCGTCGGCCCGCAGCTGGGCCTGACCCAGCCTGGCATGACGATCGTGTGCGGCGACTCGCACACCAGCACCCACGGTGCATTCGGCTCGATCGCCTTCGGCATCGGCACCTCGGAGGTCGAGCACGTGCTCGCCACCCAGACGCTGCCGCAGGCCAAGCCGAAGACCATGGCCGTCACCGTCAACGGCACGCTGCCCGAGGGCGTCACCGCCAAGGACCTGATCCTCTACCTGATCGCGCAGACCGGCACCGGCGGCGGCCAGGGCTACATCGTGGAGTACCGCGGCCAGGCCATCGAGGAGCTCTCGATGGAGGGCCGGATGACGGTCTGCAACATGTCCATCGAGTGGGGCGCCAAGGCGGGCATGATCGCGCCCGACCAGGTCACCTTCGACTACATCGAGGGCAAGCCGGAGGCCCCCCGGGGCGCCGACTGGGACGCCGCCGTCGCCCACTGGAAGACGCTGGTCACCGACGCCGACGCCACCTTCGACCGCGAGCTCGTCATCGAGGCCGCCGACGTGACGCCGTTCGTCACCTGGGGCACCAACCCGGGCCAGGGCGTCCCGCTGGGCGCCAACGTCCCGAGCCCCGACGACTACACCGACCCGACCGACAAGATCGCGACCGAGAAGGCCCTGGAGTACATGGGCCTGACCGCCGGTACGCCGATGCGCGAGGTCAAGGTCGACACGGTCTTCGTCGGCTCCTGCACCAACGGCCGGATCGAGGACCTGCGCCTCGCCGCCGACATCATCAAGGGCCACCACGTCGCCGAGGGCACCCGCCTGCTCGTCGTCCCCGGCTCGGTGCGCGTGCGCCTCCAGGCCATCGAGGAGGGCCTGGACAAGGTCTTCATCGAGGCCGGCGCCGAGTGGCGCGGCGCGGGCTGCTCGATGTGCCTGGGCATGAACCCCGACACGCTCGCTCCCCAGGAGCGCAGCGCCTCGACGTCCAACCGCAACTTCGAGGGCCGCCAGGGCAAGGGCGGTCGTACCCACCTGGTGTCGGTGCCCGTCGCGGCCGCGACGGCCGTGCGCGGCACCCTGTCCTCGCCCGCCGACCTCGTGCCGGCCACGGTCTGA
- a CDS encoding IclR family transcriptional regulator → MDNSSGVGVLDKAALVLTALESGPATLAGLVAGTGLARPTAHRLAVALEHHRLVARDMQGRFVLGPRLAELSAAAGEDRLLATAGPVLARLRDITGESAQLWRRQGDHRVCVAAAERPSGLRDTIPVGSQLTMRAGSAAQVLLAWDDPERIHRGLQNSAFSAAELSAIRRRGWAQSVGEREQGVASVSAPVRSPGGKVIAAVSVSGPLERLSRQPGRMHAPAVLAAAERLSESLRRAAAE, encoded by the coding sequence ATGGACAACTCGAGCGGCGTCGGCGTACTCGACAAGGCGGCCCTGGTGCTCACCGCACTGGAGTCCGGCCCGGCCACCCTGGCAGGCCTCGTGGCCGGCACGGGCCTGGCCCGCCCGACGGCGCACCGGCTCGCCGTCGCGCTCGAGCACCACCGTCTCGTGGCCCGCGACATGCAGGGCCGCTTCGTGCTCGGCCCGCGCCTGGCCGAGCTGTCCGCCGCCGCCGGCGAGGACCGCCTGCTCGCGACCGCCGGCCCGGTGCTGGCGCGGCTGCGCGACATCACCGGCGAGTCCGCCCAGCTCTGGCGGCGCCAGGGCGACCACCGCGTCTGCGTGGCCGCCGCCGAGCGCCCCTCCGGCCTGCGCGACACCATCCCGGTCGGCTCCCAGCTCACCATGCGTGCCGGCTCCGCCGCCCAGGTGCTGCTCGCCTGGGACGACCCGGAGCGCATCCACCGCGGCCTGCAGAACTCCGCCTTCTCCGCCGCCGAGCTCTCCGCCATCCGCCGCCGCGGCTGGGCGCAGTCGGTCGGCGAGCGCGAGCAGGGCGTCGCCTCGGTGTCGGCCCCCGTCCGCTCCCCCGGCGGCAAGGTCATCGCCGCCGTGTCGGTGTCGGGTCCGCTGGAGCGGCTCTCGCGCCAGCCCGGCCGGATGCACGCACCTGCGGTGCTCGCCGCGGCCGAGCGGCTCTCGGAGTCGCTGCGCCGCGCGGCGGCGGAGTAG
- the lepB gene encoding signal peptidase I, whose amino-acid sequence MTTPVETELRTLAAAAGGDISAPAGLAARAVRGARRTRRRRTVIAAGVVVVGLGVSWGAGRIGAGPYYDERQPSHAMDPAVAMGESVTFDRDLTAAPGDVVRISVPEVPVPLLTRVIAVGGATVSCPARPDGTCAGVLVDGRPSADAYLAGLPTEPFAAVVVPEGEVFVLGDNRSRAMDSRILGPVAASGIEGVAVGVRRDDGYAAIPGAPRHALPGDDDPVDPVGPVPPAGVAPAD is encoded by the coding sequence ATGACGACGCCGGTCGAGACCGAGCTCCGCACGCTGGCCGCCGCCGCGGGCGGCGACATCAGCGCACCGGCGGGCCTGGCCGCCCGGGCCGTGCGCGGCGCGCGCCGCACCCGCCGGCGCCGTACGGTGATCGCGGCGGGTGTGGTCGTCGTCGGCCTCGGCGTCTCGTGGGGCGCCGGGCGGATCGGCGCGGGGCCCTACTACGACGAGCGCCAACCGAGCCACGCGATGGACCCGGCGGTCGCGATGGGGGAGTCGGTGACCTTCGACCGCGACCTCACCGCTGCGCCCGGCGATGTCGTGCGGATCTCGGTCCCGGAGGTGCCGGTCCCGCTGCTGACCCGGGTGATCGCGGTGGGTGGCGCGACGGTGAGCTGTCCGGCACGCCCCGACGGGACGTGCGCGGGGGTGCTCGTCGACGGGCGCCCGAGCGCCGACGCCTACCTGGCGGGGCTGCCCACGGAACCGTTCGCGGCGGTCGTCGTACCGGAGGGGGAGGTGTTCGTGCTCGGCGACAACCGCTCGCGGGCGATGGACTCGCGGATCCTCGGGCCGGTCGCGGCGAGCGGCATCGAGGGCGTCGCGGTCGGTGTGCGCCGCGACGACGGGTACGCCGCGATCCCCGGCGCACCGCGGCACGCGCTGCCCGGTGACGACGACCCGGTCGATCCGGTCGGGCCGGTGCCGCCGGCCGGGGTGGCTCCCGCGGACTAG
- a CDS encoding RNA polymerase sigma factor — MRDQDEAAFTAFVAAAGDRLLRFARLLVLDHGEAEDALQEALTRLARHWHRTETPEAYTRTILVNLARDRGRRRHLVPTPAEEVEPERRATVADPADAVAARRRLDALLASLPPKQRATVVLRVVEDLSEAETARIMGCAAGTVRSNLSRALGSLRGRLDDSLEAMS, encoded by the coding sequence GTGAGAGACCAGGACGAGGCCGCGTTCACGGCGTTCGTGGCCGCCGCGGGCGACCGGCTCCTCCGGTTCGCCCGGCTCCTGGTGCTCGACCACGGCGAGGCCGAGGACGCCTTGCAGGAGGCGCTGACCCGGCTCGCCCGGCACTGGCACCGGACCGAGACGCCGGAGGCCTACACGCGCACGATCCTGGTCAACCTCGCCCGGGACCGCGGTCGCCGCCGCCACCTCGTGCCCACCCCGGCCGAGGAGGTCGAGCCCGAGCGTCGGGCCACCGTCGCGGACCCGGCCGACGCCGTCGCGGCCCGCCGCCGGCTCGACGCCCTGCTCGCGAGCCTGCCGCCCAAGCAGCGCGCGACGGTCGTGCTGCGCGTGGTGGAGGACCTCAGCGAGGCGGAGACCGCGCGGATCATGGGCTGCGCTGCCGGCACGGTCCGCAGCAACCTCTCGCGCGCCCTCGGCAGCCTGCGCGGCCGCCTCGACGACTCCCTGGAGGCGATGTCATGA
- a CDS encoding alpha/beta fold hydrolase yields the protein MAVSEALGAERVVVLPQGPIALRERGEGVPVVFVHGGLANADLWRHVVPLLAEHGRYRLISPDWPLGSHRHPLGPQADVTPPGIVVLIKELLDALGLDRVVIVANDAGGAISQMFAAAYPERIDRLVLTSCDQYLQFPPRWLKPLRWAAALPGAGDRIARAFRRPLVHRPFFWSVARTPLPPEILDSYLQPMLSDAEVRSELVRFFRGTRPRHTLRAARALRGFARPVLVIWGGSDPWFSRRGGRRLAASMADARFEVIARARTFVPEDAPAELAARVAAFLEAGRDAVR from the coding sequence GTGGCGGTCTCGGAGGCGCTCGGCGCCGAGCGGGTCGTCGTCCTCCCGCAGGGGCCGATCGCCCTTCGCGAGCGAGGAGAGGGAGTGCCGGTCGTGTTCGTCCACGGCGGCCTCGCCAATGCGGACCTGTGGCGGCACGTGGTGCCGCTGCTCGCCGAGCACGGCCGCTACCGGTTGATCAGCCCGGACTGGCCGCTGGGATCGCACCGGCATCCGCTGGGGCCGCAGGCGGACGTCACGCCGCCCGGGATCGTCGTCCTCATCAAGGAGCTCCTCGACGCGCTCGGCCTCGACCGGGTGGTGATCGTCGCGAACGACGCGGGCGGCGCGATCAGCCAGATGTTCGCGGCGGCGTACCCGGAGCGGATCGACCGGCTGGTGCTCACCTCGTGCGACCAGTACCTGCAGTTCCCGCCGCGCTGGCTCAAGCCGCTGCGCTGGGCCGCGGCGCTTCCGGGCGCGGGGGACCGGATCGCGCGGGCCTTCCGCCGGCCGCTGGTGCACCGGCCCTTCTTCTGGTCGGTGGCCCGGACGCCGCTGCCCCCGGAGATCCTCGACTCCTACCTGCAGCCGATGCTCTCCGACGCCGAGGTGCGCAGCGAGCTCGTCCGGTTCTTCCGCGGGACCCGGCCGCGGCACACCCTGCGCGCGGCGCGCGCCCTGCGCGGCTTCGCCCGGCCGGTGCTGGTGATCTGGGGCGGCTCGGACCCGTGGTTCTCGCGGCGCGGTGGCCGGCGCCTGGCCGCGAGCATGGCCGATGCGCGCTTCGAGGTCATCGCGCGGGCGCGGACGTTCGTCCCCGAGGACGCGCCGGCCGAGCTCGCCGCGCGGGTGGCGGCGTTCCTGGAGGCCGGGCGCGACGCCGTGCGCTGA